One Hydrotalea sp. genomic region harbors:
- a CDS encoding ParB/RepB/Spo0J family partition protein, producing the protein MKDPKSPATTTPALPARKQVLGRGLSALLGEMEREVPIPNQQPASGNQGNDGLRNNMVASMAAGGAADNRKYREVAVASITPNPKQPRKNFNSDKLQELVESLKLRGVIQPLLVRPHPNNAEAYELVAGERRWRAAQLAGLHLVPVIVKDLDNAQTLELSLIENLHRDDLNAIETAEAFQRLIDEFNHSHESLSKILGRSRSALTNDLRLLALPREVKELIKIGQLSAAHGRNLVGVDNAEGLARQVMAEQWSVRRLEQEVKHWKGNSEQTASGKDNGKSATGRDPNLGDIENRLTKILGLRVMIKTKGGSKSGSMTIEFKDGGQLQKIIQLLTKK; encoded by the coding sequence ATGAAAGACCCAAAATCACCCGCCACAACAACCCCGGCCCTACCCGCGCGCAAGCAGGTGTTGGGGCGTGGCCTTTCGGCATTATTGGGGGAGATGGAGCGCGAGGTGCCAATCCCCAATCAACAACCGGCGAGCGGCAACCAAGGCAACGATGGCTTACGCAACAACATGGTGGCCAGCATGGCGGCGGGTGGCGCGGCCGATAACCGCAAATACCGCGAGGTGGCGGTGGCGTCGATTACCCCCAATCCCAAACAACCGCGCAAAAATTTTAATAGCGATAAATTGCAAGAGCTGGTCGAATCATTAAAATTGCGCGGCGTGATACAACCGCTGTTGGTGCGGCCGCACCCCAATAACGCGGAGGCCTACGAATTGGTGGCGGGTGAACGCCGCTGGCGCGCGGCGCAATTGGCCGGCCTGCATCTGGTGCCGGTGATTGTTAAGGATTTGGACAATGCGCAAACCCTGGAATTATCGCTGATTGAAAACCTGCACCGCGATGATTTAAACGCCATCGAAACGGCCGAGGCCTTCCAACGATTGATTGACGAATTTAATCACAGCCATGAATCGCTGTCAAAAATTTTGGGGCGCAGTCGGTCGGCCCTGACCAACGATTTGCGTTTATTGGCATTGCCGCGCGAGGTTAAGGAATTGATAAAAATTGGCCAATTGTCGGCCGCCCATGGCCGTAACTTGGTGGGGGTTGATAATGCGGAAGGCCTGGCGCGGCAGGTCATGGCCGAACAATGGTCGGTGCGCCGGTTGGAACAGGAAGTAAAACATTGGAAGGGCAACAGCGAACAAACCGCCAGCGGCAAAGATAATGGCAAATCTGCCACCGGCCGCGACCCCAATCTAGGCGACATTGAAAATCGCTTAACAAAAATTTTGGGGTTGCGGGTAATGATTAAAACCAAGGGCGGTTCAAAATCGGGGAGCATGACGATAGAATTTAAGGACGGCGGCCAATTGCAAAAAATCATTCAATTGCTGACGAAGAAATAG
- the leuA gene encoding 2-isopropylmalate synthase: protein MAQQPKHGRAMPVHKYQATPPIDLKNRQWPDKQITKSPIWCSVDLRDGNQALVEPMGIERKTRLFKKLCAIGYKEIEIGFPSASQPDFDFARHLIDNDLIPDDVWPQVLVQCRDHLIEKTFAALKGYPRAIIHFYNSTSTLQRRVVFNADKKAVKDIACHGARLIMAAAEKIVGTDLRFEYSPESFTQTELDYALEVCEAVQDIVKPTKEKPIIFNLPATVEIATPNHYADMIEWMHSHFTRRDAVVLSLHPHNDRGTGIAATELGLMAGADRVEGTLFGNGERTGNVDLVTLGLNLVSQGVDAGIDFSDIRDLVAVAEFCNRMPVADRHPYAGALVFTAFSGSHQDAINKGLKAMKDSNSPQWQVPYLPIDPADIGASYEAVIRINSQSGKGGVAFVLETDHGIKLPRRLQIEFSNVVQKLSEKKEDMDLGEVSSREIHDCFYETYLNDKNGVYQWRHFTITEKSSDGVMVCEFALTKQGKDIVLTGKGETMLQAFLPAINRDSGLSLDIIDYSEHALGAGQGATAITYMECRNNNGTNNG, encoded by the coding sequence ATGGCTCAACAACCCAAACACGGCCGCGCCATGCCTGTTCATAAATACCAGGCAACGCCGCCGATAGATTTAAAAAATCGGCAATGGCCCGACAAGCAAATTACCAAATCGCCCATTTGGTGTTCGGTCGATTTGCGCGATGGCAACCAGGCATTGGTCGAACCGATGGGTATCGAACGCAAAACCCGCCTGTTTAAAAAACTTTGCGCGATTGGTTATAAAGAAATCGAAATCGGCTTCCCCTCGGCCAGCCAACCAGATTTTGATTTTGCGCGGCATTTAATCGACAACGACCTTATCCCCGATGATGTCTGGCCCCAGGTGTTGGTGCAATGCCGCGACCATTTGATTGAAAAAACCTTTGCCGCGCTAAAGGGCTACCCACGGGCGATCATTCATTTTTACAATTCGACATCGACCCTGCAACGGCGCGTCGTCTTCAACGCCGATAAAAAAGCCGTCAAGGACATTGCCTGCCACGGGGCGCGGCTTATCATGGCGGCGGCGGAAAAAATTGTCGGCACCGATTTGCGTTTTGAATATTCACCCGAGAGCTTCACCCAAACCGAATTGGATTATGCCTTGGAGGTGTGCGAGGCGGTGCAGGATATCGTCAAGCCAACCAAGGAAAAACCGATTATTTTTAACCTGCCGGCGACGGTGGAAATCGCCACCCCCAACCATTACGCCGATATGATAGAATGGATGCACAGCCATTTTACAAGGCGCGACGCGGTTGTCTTATCGCTCCACCCCCACAACGACCGCGGCACCGGCATTGCCGCCACCGAATTGGGATTGATGGCGGGGGCGGACAGGGTTGAGGGCACGTTGTTCGGCAATGGCGAGCGCACTGGCAATGTCGATTTGGTAACCCTCGGGCTTAATTTGGTCAGCCAGGGGGTCGACGCCGGTATTGATTTTTCTGATATTCGCGATTTGGTGGCGGTGGCCGAATTTTGTAATCGCATGCCGGTGGCCGACCGCCACCCCTATGCCGGCGCGTTGGTCTTCACCGCCTTTTCCGGGTCGCACCAAGACGCCATCAACAAGGGGTTAAAGGCAATGAAGGATAGCAACAGCCCGCAATGGCAGGTGCCATATTTGCCGATTGACCCGGCCGATATTGGCGCAAGTTATGAGGCGGTGATTAGAATCAACAGCCAATCGGGCAAGGGCGGGGTGGCGTTCGTGTTGGAAACCGACCATGGGATAAAATTACCGCGCCGCCTGCAGATAGAATTTTCAAACGTGGTGCAAAAATTATCAGAAAAAAAAGAGGACATGGATTTGGGCGAGGTGTCGTCGCGAGAAATCCATGATTGTTTTTATGAAACCTACCTCAATGATAAAAATGGTGTTTATCAATGGCGGCATTTTACCATCACCGAAAAAAGCAGTGATGGCGTGATGGTTTGCGAATTTGCCCTGACCAAACAGGGCAAGGACATTGTATTAACCGGCAAGGGCGAAACGATGTTGCAGGCTTTCCTGCCCGCCATCAACCGCGACAGCGGCCTGTCGTTGGACATTATCGATTACAGCGAACATGCGCTGGGCGCGGGCCAGGGGGCGACCGCCATTACCTACATGGAATGTCGCAATAACAATGGCACCAACAACGGC
- the ribB gene encoding 3,4-dihydroxy-2-butanone-4-phosphate synthase: MADNNRDNIEQALAALKAGKMILVKDDDDREGEGDLIAAASTMSEAAMAFMIRHTSGIICAPLTPRRAKALALNEMVPGQHNDAPHQTAFTISIDAKENLTTGISAKERLTAVRLLANPNALANDFVRPGHVFPLIAKPGGVLTRAGHTEAAVDLTAMAGLPDVGVIGELVNDDGTVKKGKELTDFATTHDLITLTIAEIISHRQSREQLLTMTEQKNIMVGVAGKDVAATLFTYQTIFDRMQHYALVFGAVGGDAKITTQQPVMVRLQVENLPNDVFTTNNDLQMSLGILAKEAASKPAVLIYLRQGAVGVAAHRDHGHDNADNDGDKNKPHGDNNQSHQMRQTAWREVGIGAQILKQLGITRINLLARHEKQYLGLSGFGLTIEQFTKL, from the coding sequence ATGGCCGACAACAACCGCGATAATATCGAACAGGCCTTGGCCGCGCTAAAGGCTGGCAAAATGATTCTGGTTAAGGACGATGACGACCGCGAGGGCGAGGGCGATTTAATCGCCGCCGCCAGCACCATGAGCGAGGCCGCCATGGCATTTATGATACGCCACACATCGGGGATTATTTGCGCGCCATTAACGCCGCGCCGCGCCAAGGCACTCGCCCTGAATGAAATGGTGCCCGGCCAACATAACGACGCGCCGCACCAAACCGCCTTCACCATTTCCATCGACGCCAAGGAAAACCTGACCACCGGCATCAGCGCGAAGGAACGTCTAACCGCGGTGCGGTTATTGGCCAACCCAAATGCCTTGGCCAATGATTTTGTGCGCCCCGGCCATGTCTTCCCATTGATTGCCAAACCGGGCGGGGTGTTGACCCGCGCCGGCCATACCGAGGCGGCGGTGGATTTAACCGCCATGGCGGGCCTGCCCGATGTTGGTGTGATTGGCGAATTGGTCAATGACGATGGCACGGTGAAAAAGGGCAAGGAGCTAACCGATTTTGCCACGACCCATGACCTTATCACCCTGACGATTGCCGAGATTATTAGCCATCGGCAAAGCCGCGAGCAATTATTAACCATGACCGAGCAAAAAAATATCATGGTCGGGGTAGCGGGCAAGGATGTGGCGGCGACGCTGTTTACCTATCAAACCATATTTGACAGGATGCAACATTATGCCTTGGTGTTTGGCGCGGTCGGCGGCGATGCAAAAATTACGACGCAACAGCCGGTGATGGTGCGGTTGCAGGTTGAAAACCTGCCCAACGATGTTTTTACCACCAACAATGATTTGCAAATGTCGCTGGGCATCTTGGCCAAGGAAGCGGCAAGTAAGCCGGCGGTGTTAATTTATTTGCGCCAGGGTGCGGTTGGCGTGGCGGCGCACCGTGACCATGGCCATGATAATGCCGACAATGACGGCGACAAAAACAAACCCCACGGCGATAATAACCAAAGCCACCAGATGCGCCAAACCGCGTGGCGCGAGGTTGGCATCGGCGCGCAGATATTAAAACAACTTGGCATAACACGCATCAACCTGTTGGCGCGCCACGAAAAACAATATCTTGGCCTGTCGGGTTTTGGCCTGACCATCGAACAATTTACGAAATTATAG